The Puntigrus tetrazona isolate hp1 chromosome 3, ASM1883169v1, whole genome shotgun sequence genome contains a region encoding:
- the zgc:193811 gene encoding uncharacterized protein zgc:193811 isoform X1, whose translation MDNPRRGVETSTTIGHAYLQPSPFASKSCKNAPLPPVLQHQNKAPASAHFSLTSHAEHDRRPLNGPLCSEIHSKAPAHWTAHFLNDLAQRLRDRPTVRVVSNPISEMQDRYRGQSAAHEPLAAHFSMMQALYRQLETAQTAFVQEPVRSTTKTDFKHFNRSDLSPCSVLDAASFNGTLTKSRAHSRLPAHKAPSTLSCQPRLPRTPLPVPRRGKRSLYMDSFTVPAPPPTSQSAGVAQSGPKWQEDVDRGVLLDISGIPKMYRTENQTYGGNKLSLV comes from the exons ATGGATAACCCGAGGCGAGGCGTCGAAACCAGCACAACCATTGGACACGCGTACCTACAACCTTCTCCGTTCGCCTCTAAATCATGCAAG AATGCCCCTCTTCCTCCAGTCCTCCAGCATCAGAACAAAGCTCCTGCCTCGGCTCACTTCTCTCTCACCTCGCACGCCGAGCATGACCGAAGGCCACTGAACGGACCTCTGTGCAGTGAAATCCACTCCAAAGCCCCTGCCCACTGGACCGCACACTTTCTCAACGATCTGGCCCAGAGG CTCAGAGACCGGCCAACAGTGAGAGTGGTCTCTAATCCTATCAGTGAAATGCAGGACCGCTACAGAGGTCAGTCAGCAGCACACGAACCCCTGGCTGCACACTTTAGCATGATGCAG GCACTGTACAGACAGCTGGAAACGGCTCAAACGGCATTTGTGCAGGAACCAGTGCGGAGCACGACCAAGACTGACTTCAAGCACTTTAACAG GTCAGATTTGTCTCCTTGCTCTGTCCTGGATGCAGCTTCCTTTAATGGGACCCTTACCAAGAGCAGAGCTCACAGCCGACTTCCTGCTCACAAAGCTCCATCCACTTTATCATGTCAACCCCGGCTGCCGCGCACACCTCTGCCTGTGCCCCGCAGGGGTAAAAGGAGTCTGTATATGGACAGTTTTACTGTACCTGCGCCTCCCCCAACATCGCAAAGCGCTGGTGTTGCACAAAGCGGGCCGAAATGGCAAGAAGATGTTGATAGAGGCGTGTTACTGGACATTTCAGGCATTCCAAAAATGTATAGAACCGAGAATCAGACATATGGAGGAAACAAGTTGTCTTTGGTATAA
- the lin7b gene encoding protein lin-7 homolog B: MMSSYYHTGKELDMAAMTEPLCLERDVCRVIELLDRLQRSGELPPPKLQALQRVLQSKFCAAIREVYEQLYDTLDIVGGPEVRAQATAKATVAAFAASEGHAHPRVVELPKTDEGLGFNIMGGKEQNSPIYISRVIPGGVADRQGGLKRGDQLLSVNGVSVEGEHHEKAVELLKAAQGSVKLVVRYTPKVLEEMEARFEKMRSARRRQQHTSYSSLESRG; encoded by the exons ATGATGTCATCGTATTATCATACGGGGAAAGAGCTGGACATGGCGGCGATGACGGAACCGCTTTGCTTGGAAAGAG aTGTTTGCAGAGTGATAGAATTGCTGGACCGGCTTCAAAGAAGCGGCGAACTTCCTCCTCCTAAACTCCAGGCTCTACAGAGAGTTTTACAGAGCAAGTTCTGTGCTGCCATTCGAGAG GTCTATGAGCAGCTTTATGATACGTTGGACATTGTAGGTGGGCCAGAGGTCCGAGCACAAGCCACTGCAAAG GCCACAGTAGCAGCATTCGCAGCCAGCGAAGGACATGCTCACCCAAGAGTGGTTGAACTCCCTAAAACAGACGAGGGGCTTGGGTTCAACATAATGGGTGGAAAAGAGCAAAACTCTCCCATCTACATCTCCAGGGTCATCCCAGGGGGTGTTGCTGACCGACAGGGCGGTCTGAAGAGAGGAGATCAGCTGCTCTCTGTTAATGGAGTG AGTGTGGAGGGAGAACATCATGAGAAAGCTGTAGAGCTGCTAAAGGCAGCGCAGGGTTCAGTGAAGCTGGTGGTGCGTTACACACCTAAAGTCCTAGAAGAGATGGAAGCCCGATTTGAGAAGATGCGAAGTGCCAGGAGACGCCAGCAGCATACCAGCTACTC GTCTTTGGAGTCCAGGGGTTAA
- the zgc:193811 gene encoding uncharacterized protein zgc:193811 isoform X2, which translates to MQVLQHQNKAPASAHFSLTSHAEHDRRPLNGPLCSEIHSKAPAHWTAHFLNDLAQRLRDRPTVRVVSNPISEMQDRYRGQSAAHEPLAAHFSMMQALYRQLETAQTAFVQEPVRSTTKTDFKHFNRSDLSPCSVLDAASFNGTLTKSRAHSRLPAHKAPSTLSCQPRLPRTPLPVPRRGKRSLYMDSFTVPAPPPTSQSAGVAQSGPKWQEDVDRGVLLDISGIPKMYRTENQTYGGNKLSLV; encoded by the exons ATGCAAG TCCTCCAGCATCAGAACAAAGCTCCTGCCTCGGCTCACTTCTCTCTCACCTCGCACGCCGAGCATGACCGAAGGCCACTGAACGGACCTCTGTGCAGTGAAATCCACTCCAAAGCCCCTGCCCACTGGACCGCACACTTTCTCAACGATCTGGCCCAGAGG CTCAGAGACCGGCCAACAGTGAGAGTGGTCTCTAATCCTATCAGTGAAATGCAGGACCGCTACAGAGGTCAGTCAGCAGCACACGAACCCCTGGCTGCACACTTTAGCATGATGCAG GCACTGTACAGACAGCTGGAAACGGCTCAAACGGCATTTGTGCAGGAACCAGTGCGGAGCACGACCAAGACTGACTTCAAGCACTTTAACAG GTCAGATTTGTCTCCTTGCTCTGTCCTGGATGCAGCTTCCTTTAATGGGACCCTTACCAAGAGCAGAGCTCACAGCCGACTTCCTGCTCACAAAGCTCCATCCACTTTATCATGTCAACCCCGGCTGCCGCGCACACCTCTGCCTGTGCCCCGCAGGGGTAAAAGGAGTCTGTATATGGACAGTTTTACTGTACCTGCGCCTCCCCCAACATCGCAAAGCGCTGGTGTTGCACAAAGCGGGCCGAAATGGCAAGAAGATGTTGATAGAGGCGTGTTACTGGACATTTCAGGCATTCCAAAAATGTATAGAACCGAGAATCAGACATATGGAGGAAACAAGTTGTCTTTGGTATAA